A window of Parambassis ranga chromosome 18, fParRan2.1, whole genome shotgun sequence genomic DNA:
ACCAGCTCCCTCCACGACAGATGTCCAGACCACAACCACATCAGCTACCACCACTACGACGCCTGTCCCACTTTTCAATGCACCAGCTACTACCACTACGACTATCCTGACCACTACAACGGCTGACCCGACAATAACAACCACCATTCCGACAACGACATCAACTACAACCACGACAAGCACAACTCCAGCCCCAACCACGACAACACTTCCTCCCACGACAACACTTCCtcccaccacaaccaccactgctgaaacttccaccataacgtcAGATGTCCCGACCACGACCACACCACCTCTTATCACAACCACTACTCCAGCTCCTACCACAGTGGCAACtgccacgaccacaacagcagctcctattacaactaccaccacttcagatcctaccacaataacaactgacacgaccacgacaacaaccatgaccaccgctccaacttccaccacaacgtcagatgtcccaaccacgaccacaccagctcctcccACGACTACTCCAACTCCTACCACAATCACAACtgccacgaccacaacagcagctcctattacaactaccaccacttcagatcctaccacaataacaactgacaccaccacgacaacaaccatgactccaacccacaccacgacaacacttcctcccaccacaaccaccactctagcctcaacatcaacactatctcccacaaccaccactgctGAAACTTCCACTATAACGTCAGATGTCCCGACTACGACCACACCACCTCCTGCCGCAACCACTACTCCAGCTCCTACCACAGTGACAACtgccacgaccacaacagcagctcctattacaactaccaccacttcagatcctaccacaataactgacacgaccacaacaacaaccatgactACAACCCACACCATGACAACACTTCCTCCCACCACAAGCACCACTCTAGCCTCAACATcaacactatctcccacaaccaccactgctgaaacttccaccataacgtcAGATGTCCCGACTACGACCACACCACCTCCTGCCACAACCACTACTCCAGCTCCTACCACAGTGACAACtgccacgaccacaacagcagctcctattacaactaccaccacttcagatccaaccacaacaacaactgacacgaccacgacaacaaccatgactccgacccacaccacgacaacactatctcccacaaccaccacctctccaacttccaccataacatcagatgtcccaaccacgaccacaccagctcctgccacGACTACTCAAGCTCCTACAACAATCACAACtgccacgaccacaacagcagcttctaTCACAAGCACTACCACTTCAGGTCCAACCACAATGACAACTGACACGATCACGACAACCACCACCGctccaacttccaccataacgtcagatgtcccaaccacgaccacaccagctcctcccACAACGACTAATCCAGCTCCTACCACAATCACAACtgccacgaccacaacagcaggtcctattacaactaccaccacttcagatcctaccacaacaacaactgacacgaccacgacaacaaccatgactccgacccacaccacgacaacactatctcccacaaccaccacctctccaacttccaccataacatcagatgtcccaaccacgaccacaccagctcctgccacGACTACTCAAGCTCCTATGACAAtcacaactgacacgaccacaacagcagctccttttacaactaccaccacttcagatcctaccacaataacaactgacacgaccacgacaacaaccatgactccaacACCCACCACGACAAGCACCACTCCAACCCAAACCACGacaacactatctcccacaaccaccaccgctccaacttccaccatgacgtcagatgtcccaaccacgaccacaccagctcctcccACAACGACTAATCCAGCTCCTACCACAATCACAACtgccacgaccacaacagcaggtcctattacaactaccaccacttcagatcctaccacaacaacaactgacacgaccacgacaacaaccatgactccaacccacaccacgacaacactatctcccacaaccaccaccgctccaacttccaccataacgtcagatgtcccaaccacgtccacaccagctcctgccacGACTACTCAAGCTCCTACAACAATCACAACtgccacgaccacaacagcagctcctattacaactaccaccacttcagatcctaccacaataacaactgacacgaccacgacaacaaccatgactccaacccacaccacgacaacacttcctcccaccacaaccaccactctagcctcaacatcaacactatctcccacaaccaccactgctGAAACTTCCACTATATCGTCAGATGTCCCGACTACGACCACACCACCTCCTGCCGCAACCACTACTCCAGCTCCTACCACAGTGACAACtgccacgaccacaacagcagctcctattacaactaccaccacttcagatcctaccacaataactgacacgaccacaacaacaaccatgactccaacCCACACCACGACAACACTTCCTCCCACCACAAGCACCACTCTAGCCTCAACATcaacactatctcccacaaccaccactgctgaaacttccaccataacgtcAGATGTCCCGACTACGACCACACCACCTCCTGCCACAACCACTACTCCAGCTCCTACCACAGTGACAACtgccacgaccacaacagcagctcctattacaactaccaccacttcagatcctaccacaataactgacacgaccacaacaacaaccatgactccaacACCAACCACGACAAGCACCACTCCAACCCAAACCACGacaacactatctcccacaaccaccaccgctccaacttccaccataacgtcagatgtcccaaccacgtccacaccagctcctgccacGACTACTCAAGCTCCTATGACAAtcacaactgacacgaccacaacagcagctccttttacaactaccaccacttcagatcctaccacaataacaactgacacgaccacgacaacaaccatgactccaacACCCACCACGACAAGCACCACTCCAACCCAAACCACGacaacactatctcccacaaccaccaccgctccaacttccaccataacgtcagatgtcccaaccacgtccacaccagctcctgccacGACTACTCAAGCTCCTACGACAATCACAACTGACatgaccacaacagcagctccttctacaactaccaccacttcagatcctaccacaataacaactgacatgaccacgacaacaaccatgaccACTGCTCCAACTTCCACCACAACGTCAGGTGTCCCAACcacgaccacaccagctcctcccACGACTACTCCAGCTCCTACCACAATCACAACTGCCacaaccacaacagcagctcctattacaactaccaccacttcagatccaaccacaacaacaactgacacgaccacgacaacaaccatgactccgacccacaccacgacaacactatctcccacaaccaccacctctccaacttccaccataacatcagatgtcccaaccacgaccacaccagctcctgccacGACTACTCAAGCTCCTACAACAATCACAACtgccacgaccacaacagcagctcctatcACAAGCACTACCACTTCAGGTCCAACCACAATGACAACTGACACGATCACGACAACCACCACCGctccaacttccaccataacgtcagatgtcccaaccacgaccacaccagctcctcccACAACGACTAATCCAGCTCCTACCACAATCACAACtgccacgaccacaacagcaggtcctattacaactaccaccacttcagatcctaccacaacaacaactgacacgaccacgacaacaaccatgactccgacccacaccacgacaacactatctcccacaaccaccacctctccaacttccaccataacatcagatgtcccaaccacgaccacaccagctcctgccacGACTACTCAAGCTCCTACGACAAtcacaactgacacgaccacaacagcagctccttttacaactaccaccacttcagatcctaccacaataacaactgacacgaccacgacaacaaccatgactccaacACCCACCACGACAAGCACCACTCCAACCCAAACCACGacaacactatctcccacaaccaccaccgctccaacttccaccatgacgtcagatgtcccaaccacgaccacaccagctcctcccACAACGACTAATCCAGGTCCTACCACAATCACAACtgccacgaccacaacagcaggtcctattacaactaccaccacttcagatcctaccacaacaacaactgacacgaccacgacaacaaccatgactccaacccacaccacgacaacactatctcccacaaccaccaccgctccaacttccaccataacgtcagatgtcccaaccacgaccacaccagctcctgccacGACTACTCAAGCTCCTACAACAATCACAACtgccacgaccacaacagcagctcctatcACAAGCACTACCACTTCAGGTCCAACCACAATGACAACTGACACGATCACGACAACCACCACCGctccaacttccaccataacgtcagatgtcccaaccacgaccacaccagctcctcccACAACGACTAATCCAGCTCCTACCACAATCACAACtgccacgaccacaacagcaggtcctattacaactaccaccacttcagatcctaccacaacaacaactgacacgaccacgacaacaaccatgactccgacccacaccacgacaacactatctcccacaaccaccacctctccaacttccaccataacatcagatgtcccaaccacgaccacaccagctcctgccacGACTACTCAAGCTCCTACGACAAtcacaactgacacgaccacaacagcagctccttttacaactaccaccacttcagatcctaccacaataacaactgacacgaccacgacaacaaccatgactccaacACCCACCACGACAAGCACCACTCCAACCCAAACCACGacaacactatctcccacaaccaccaccgctccaacttccaccataacgtcagatgtcccaaccacgtccacaccagctcctgccacGACTACTCAAGCTCCTACGACAATCACAACtgccacgaccacaacagcagctcctattacaactaccaccacttcagatcctaccacaataacaactgacacgaccacgacaacaaccatgactccaacccacaccacgacaa
This region includes:
- the LOC114451208 gene encoding mucin-2-like, which gives rise to MTTTHTMTTLPPTTSTTLASTSTLSPTTTTAETSTITTTTSGPTTMTTDTITTTTTAPTSTITSDVPTTTTPAPPTTTNPAPTTITTATTTTAGPITTTTTSDPTTTTTDTTTTTTMTPTHTTTTLSPTTTTSPTSTITSDVPTTTTPAPATTTQAPMTITTDTTTTAAPFTTTTTSDPTTITTDTTTTTTMTPTPTTTSTTPTQTTTTLTTTTDTTTTTTMTPTHTTTTLSPTTTTAPTSTITSDVPTTSTPAPATTTQAPTTITTATTTTHHSSLNINTISHNHHC
- the LOC114451209 gene encoding mucin-2-like, with the translated sequence MTTAPTSTTTSGVPTTTTPAPPTTTPAPTTITTATTTTAAPITTTTTSDPTTTTTDTTTTTTMTPTHTTTTLSPTTTTSPTSTITSDVPTTTTPAPATTTQAPTTITTATTTTAAPITSTTTSGPTTMTTDTITTTTTAPTSTITSDVPTTTTPAPPTTTNPAPTTITTATTTTAGPITTTTTSDPTTTTTDTTTTTTMTPTHTTTTLSPTTTTSPTSTITSDVPTTTTPAPATTTQAPTTITTDTTTTAAPFTTTTTSDPTTITTDTTTTTTMTPTPTTTSTTPTQTTTTLSPTTT